A section of the Saccopteryx leptura isolate mSacLep1 chromosome 4, mSacLep1_pri_phased_curated, whole genome shotgun sequence genome encodes:
- the CASKIN1 gene encoding caskin-1 isoform X3, giving the protein MRPLHYAAWQGRKEPMKLVLKAGSAVNVPSDEGHIPLHLAAQHGHYDVSEMLLQHQSNPCMVDNSGKTPLDLACEFGRVGVVQLLLSSNMCAALLEPRPGDTTDPNGTSPLHLAAKNGHIDIIRLLLQAGIDINRQTKSGTALHEAALCGKTEVVRLLLENGINAHVRNTYSQTALDIVHQFTTSQASKEIKQLLREASAALQVRATQDYCNNYDLTSLNVKAGDIITVLEQHPDGRWKGCIHDNRTGNDRVGYFPSSLGEVIVKRAGSRAGTEPSPPQGGSLSGPSAPPEEIWVLRKPFAGGDRSGSLSGMAVGRSSGAHTLHAGSEGVKLLATVLSQKSISESSSGDSPVKPLEGSAGAARPQPPAAHAGQVYAEQPSKKLEPASEGKSAEAVNQWLATFQLQLYAPNFLSAGYDLPTISRMTPEDLTAIGVTKPGHRKKITAEISSLSIPDWLPEHKPANLAVWLSMIGLAQYYKVLVDNGYENIDFITDITWEDLQEIGITKLGHQKKLMLAVRKLAELQKAEYAKYEGGPLRQKAPQSLEVMAIESLPPPEPAPADCQSPKMTTFQDSELSGELQAAMTGPAEGATTPATAEKPSNHLPPTPRASMRQEPSLGGRARHMSSSQELLGDGLPGPGSPMSRSQEYLLDEGPAPGTPPKEARPSRHSHSIKRASVPPVPGKPRQVLPPGASPFTPPQTPTKAQPGSPQALGGPHGPAPATAKVKPTPQLLPPMERPMSPRSLPQSPTHRGFAYVLPQPVESEAGPAAPGPASAPAPVPVLCLPPEADVEPGRPKKRAHSLNRYAASDSEPERDELLVPAAAGPYATVQRRVGRSHSVRAPAGADKNVNRSQSFAVRPRKKGPPPPPPKRSSSAMASANLADESAPDAETKGAGTEDGLLGVRAQRRRASDLAGSVDTGSAGSVKSIAAMLELSSIGGGGRATRRPPEGHPTPRPDSPESGRVATVLASVKHKEAIGPDGEVVNRRRTLSGPVTGLLATARRGPGELVGPADHSRFVEDGTARQRPRGAAKGEASGEGSPLARVEASATLKRRIRAKQSQQENLKFILTESDTVKRRPKTKEREAGLEPPPSLSVYQNGTGTVRRRLGSEQAGPLELPPPPPPAEPPPSDLMHLPPLPPPESDARKPAKPPVSPKPVLAQPVPKLQGSPTPASKKVPLPGPSSPEVKCAHGTPPPVSPKPPPPPTAPKPAKAAAGLQSGSANPSPTPSPARQPPVALAKPASTPPSLSTSPAKPPSPGAPALHVPAKPPRAAAAAAAAATGPLAAPDGASPGDSARQKLEETSACLAAALQAVEEKIRQEDAQGLRPSATEKSTGSILDDIGSMFDDLADQLDAMLE; this is encoded by the exons ATGCGGCCACTGCACTACGCGGCCTGGCAGGGCCGGAAGGAGCCCATGAAGCTGGTGCTAAAGGCAGGCTCGGCGGTGAACGTGCCATCGGATGAGGGCCACATCCCCCTCCACCTAGCAGCCCAGCACGGTCACTATGATGTG TCTGAGATGCTGCTGCAGCACCAGTCCAACCCGTGCATGGTGGACAACTCGGGGAAGACACCTCTGGACCTGGCCTGTGAGTTCGGCCGCGTCGGG GTGGTCCAGCTGCTCCTCAGCAGCAACATGTGTGCAGCCTTGCTGGAGCCCCGGCCAGGGGACACCACTGACCCAAATGGCACCAGCCCCTTGCACCTGGCAGCCAAGAACGGTCACATCGATATTATCAG ACTCCTCCTCCAAGCTGGCATTGACATAAACCGCCAGACCAAGTCCGGCACGGCCCTGCATGAGGCTGCACTCTGTGGGAAGACGGAAGTGGTTCGGCTGTTGCTGGAG AATGGGATCAATGCCCATGTGCGGAACACATACAGCCAGACGGCCCTGGACATTGTGCACCAGTTCACCACGTCCCAGGCCAGCAAGGAGATCAAGCAGCTGCTGCGAG AGGCCTCGGCAGCTCTGCAGGTCCGGGCAACCCAAGATTATTGCAACAATTATGACCTGACCAGCCTCAACGTGAAAGCTGGGGATATCATCACA GTCCTTGAGCAGCATCCAGATGGCCGGTGGAAGGGCTGTATCCATGACAACCGGACAGGCAATGACCGGGTGGGCTACTTCCCATCCTCCCTGGGCGAGGTCATTGTCAAGCGAGCAG GTTCCCGAGCCGGCACCGAACCAAGCCCGCCCCAGGGAGGCAGCTTGTCGGGACCGTCTGCACCCCCTGAAGAGATCTGGGTGCTAAGGAAGCCTTTTGCAG GCGGAGACCGCAGCGGCAGCTTGAGCGGTATGGCCGTCGGCCGGAGCAGTGGGGCCCACACCCTGCATGCAGGCTCCGAAGGGGTCAAG CTCCTGGCAACAGTGCTCTCCCAGAAGTCCATCTCCGAGTCCAGCTCCGGGGACAGCCCTGTCAAGCCTCTGGAGGGCTCTGCAG GTGCGGCCCGGCCCCAGCCTCCAGCGGCCCATGCTGGGCAGGTCTATGCGGAGCAGCCATCTAAGAAGCTGGAGCCAGCATCGGAGGGCAAG AGTGCTGAGGCTGTTAATCAGTGGCTTGCCACATTCCAGCTGCAGCTGTATGCCCCCAACTTCCTCAGCGCTGGCTACGACCTGCCCACTATCAGCCGCATGACCCCTGAG GACCTCACAGCCATTGGGGTCACCAAGCCAGGCCACAGGAAGAAAATCACGGCCGAGatcagcagcctcagcattcccgACTGGCTGCCTGAGCACAAACCT GCTAACCTGGCCGTGTGGCTGTCCATGATTGGCCTGGCCCAGTACTACAAGGTGCTAGTGGACAATGGTTATGAGAACATCGACTTTATCACCGACATCACCTGGGAGGACCTACAGGAGATTGGAATCACCAAGCTGG GGCACCAGAAGAAGTTGATGCTGGCAGTGAGGAAACTGGCAGAGCTGCAGAAAGCAGAGTATGCCAAGTATGAAGGGGGACCTCTACGCCAGAAGGCACCGCAGTCCCTTGAAGTGATGGCCATTGAGTCACTGCCCCCACCTGAGCCTGCACCAGCTGACTGCCAGTCTCCTAAGATGACCACCTTCCAGGACAGTGAACTCAGCGGTGAGCTGCAGGCTGCCATGACTGGCCCAGCGGAGGGCGCCACCACCCCTGCCACTGCTGAGAAGCCCTCCAACCACCTGCCGCCCACCCCAAGGGCCTCCATGCGTCAGGAGCCCAGCCTGGGTGGGCGGGCACGGCACATGAGCAGCTCTCAGGAGCTTCTGGGTGATGGGTTACCTGGGCCTGGCAGCCCTATGTCACGAAGCCAGGAGTACCTGTTAGATGAGGGACCAGCCCCTGGTACTCCACCCAAGGAGGCTCGGCCCAGCCGCCACAGCCACAGCATCAAGCGGGCCAGTGTGCCCCCAGTGCCTGGCAAGCCACGACAGGTCCTTCCACCAGGTGCCAGCCCCTTTACACCCCCCCAGACTCCCACTAAAGCCCAGCCAGGTTCCCCCCAGGCCCTGGGGGGGCCTCATGGTCCAGCCCCAGCCACAGCCAAGGTGAAGCCCACCCCACAGCTGCTGCCACCAATGGAGCGGCCCATGTCGCCCCGCTCACTGCCTCAGTCACCCACACACCGTGGCTTTGCCTATGTTCTGCCCCAGCCGGTGGAGAGCGAGGCAGGGCCAGCTGCTCCAGGGCCTGCATCTGCCCCTGCACCTGTGCCCGTGCTGTGTCTGCCCCCTGAGGCTGATGTGGAGCCAGGGCGGCCCAAGAAACGCGCCCACAGCCTGAATCGCTATGCAGCATCTGACAGTGAGCCAGAGCGGGACGAGCTGCTGGTGCCAGCTGCTGCGGGGCCCTATGCCACAGTCCAGCGGCGTGTAGGCCGCAGCCACTCGGTGCGGGCACCTGCTGGTGCTGACAAGAACGTCAACCGCAGCCAGTCTTTTGCTGTGCGGCCCCGAAAGAAGGggcctccaccacctccacccaaACGCTCTAGCTCAGCCATGGCCAGCGCAAACCTGGCTGATGAGTCAGCACCAGATGCTGAAACTAAGGGGGCTGGGACGGAGGATGGCCTGCTGGGGGTTCGGGCACAGCGCCGACGGGCTAGTGACCTGGCTGGCAGCGTGGACACAGGCAGTGCCGGCAGTGTGAAGAGCATCGCAGCCATGCTTGAGCTGTCATCCATTGGGGGCGGAGGCCGGGCAACCCGTCGGCCCCCCGAGGGCCACCCCACGCCTCGCCCTGACAGCCCAGAGTCAGGCCGGGTGGCCACAGTGTTGGCCTCAGTGAAGCACAAGGAGGCCATTGGGCCCGATGGAGAGGTGGTGAACCGGCGCCGCACGCTCAGCGGGCCTGTCACAGGACTTCTGGCCACTGCCCGTCGGGGGCCTGGGGAATTGGTGGGGCCTGCAGATCACAGCCGCTTTGTGGAGGATGGCACTGCCCGGCAGCGGCCTCGAGGTGCAGCCAAAGGAGAGGCAAGTGGGGAGGGCTCTCCCTTGGCCCGGGTGGAGGCCAGTGCCACACTCAAGAGGCGTATCCGAGCCAAGCAGAGCCAGCAGGAGAACCTCAAGTTCATCCTGACTGAGTCTGACACTGTCAAGCGCCGGCCCAAGACCAAGGAGCGGGAGGCAGGTCTGGAGCCGCCCCCATCACTATCTGTGTACCAGAATGGCACGGGCACTGTGCGCCGCCGACTGGGCTCAGAGCAAGCTGGACCCCTGGAGCTGCCTCCGCCACCCCCACCAGCGGAGCCCCCGCCCTCTGACCTGATGCACTTGCCCCCGCTGCCCCCACCAGAAAGTGATGCCCGGAAGCCAGCCAAGCCACCTGTCTCTCCAAAGCCTGTCCTGGCTCAGCCTGTACCCAAGCTCCAGGGGTCGCCCACACCTGCCTCCAAGAAGGTGCCGCTGCCAGGTCCCAGCAGTCCAG AGGTGAAGTGTGCTCATGGCACGCCGCCGCCGGTGTCTCccaagccgccgccgccgcccacgGCGCCCAAGCCCGCCAAGGCCGCGGCAGGTCTGCAGTCAGGCAGCGCCAACCCGTCGCCCACGCCTTCGCCGGCGCGCCAGCCGCCCGTTGCCCTCGCCAAGCCAGCTAGCACGCCGCCCTCCTTGAGCACCAGCCCCGCCAAGCCCCCGTCTCCCGGCGCACCCGCGCTGCACGTGCCAGCCAAGCCGCCGcgcgccgctgccgccgccgccgcagccgccACTGGGCCCCTCGCCGCGCCCGACGGCGCCTCGCCTGGGGACAGCGCCCGGCAGAAGCTAGAGGAGACGAGCGCGTGCCTGGCGGCGGCGCTGCAAGCAGTAGAGGAAAAGATCCGGCAGGAGGACGCACAAGGCCTGCG CCCCTCGGCCACGGAGAAGAGCACGGGCAGCATCCTGGACGACATCGGGAGCATGTTTGATGACCTGGCGGACCAACTGGATGCCATGCTGGAGTGA